One genomic region from Amia ocellicauda isolate fAmiCal2 chromosome 4, fAmiCal2.hap1, whole genome shotgun sequence encodes:
- the plekho2 gene encoding pleckstrin homology domain-containing family O member 2, which produces MEDGVKEETAQPKAAKLPGKAGWVKKSSGKILGTYKDRYIHLDKTVILVYENEELQNVIEKVELENYDKCHELRSPFKKNRLVLIRAPKSKVHDVKFQAQSPEEREAWIKALSDGINRAKNKVFDEIKVDESCSLEHVTRTRPKGNQGRRPPTRVHMKEVANVSSDGNLRLDLDAVDNTPNGNHPVFTDIDDTKEAVKPPMPPCKPSGTLQETSNGEPSPEKKVLKPPMPPSKVNKPTVQAEEAESNETPAADGTAELVAPPTPPTKPNNTSEDTANKPTPPAPSPPSKELKPPMPPSKDKKPSATAKEEYIEVSPEAKEKDEKSPEGEEQPKASMPSEKSDETVDKHIAPPSPPSKDLKPPDIKPVSPATEPEESAEAPATQEVPSPTEPQEQPSPIPTQVETKDSPAPELSTEMPSPEPIEPSSEPLKKSPGPPALKKKPLMPPVKEKVQDQPQDVDILPERKEDVPCEENVSAFQQSVPEAQTPPEPNQDVPLSHKPSQENLAAPSPSIVISSPDISAEQREHEGDKLSDSAQNSHSEDESEVDNIRASTTALSGSRANLDIDIDDGGVSDMLFQNKEEEKSKDRPPLQDTNSMALHCMKAVPPPVPLKSTSKGKFASMGDLLSEPTGPTVQRQEETIKTPDVNSTSNYMAKLHGKVTWELENTEKLLQKLSQDENETAKATQEATADGQSDLSAEEILSKAVEKLKKADEFLKEVQSLKESNIPKHNSRRKSC; this is translated from the exons ATGGAAGAT GGTGTGAAGGAGGAGACAGCACAGCCTAAAGCAGCTAAGCTTCCGGGGAAGGCTGGCTGGGTGAAGAAATCATCTGGAAAGATCCTGGGAACATACAAGGATCGTTACATTCATCTGGACAAGACAGTGATACTGGTCTATGAAAATGAG GAACTACAGAATGTCATAGAAAAAGTGGAGCTGGAAAACTACGATAAATGTCATGAATTACGGAGTCCATTTAAGAAGAATCGTTTGGTCTTAATCCGTGCCCCCAAGTCAAAG GTGCATGATGTGAAATTCCAGGCTCAAAGTCCAGAAGAGAGAGAAGCTTGGATCAAAGCCCTAAGCGATGGCATCAACAGAGCTAAAAATAAGGTCTTTGATGAG ATCAAAGTTGATGAGAGTTGTTCTTTAGAACATGTCACACGCACAAGGCCAAAAGGGAATCAGGGACGAAGGCCACCCACCAGAGTGCATATGAAGGag GTTGCTAATGTTTCGTCAGATGGCAATTTAAGATTGGATCTTGATGCTGTTGACAACACTCCCAATGGAAACCACCCTGTTTTTACTGATATAGATGATACTAAAGAAGCTGTGAAGCCACCCATGCCACCTTGTAAACCAAGTGGCACCCTTCAGGAGACCTCTAATGGGGAACCCTCTCCTGAGAAGAAGGTCCTCAAGCCCCCAATGCCTCCTTCGAAAGTAAACAAACCCACTGTGCAAGCTGAGGAAGCAGAATCGAACGAGACCCCTGCTGCTGACGGCACTGCTGAACTTGTGGCCCCTCCGACACCTCCAACCAAACCTAACAACACTTCAGAAGACACTGCCAACAAACCAACCCCTCCTGCACCATCTCCTCCCAGCAAGGAGCTCAAACCACCAATGCCACCATCTAAGGACAAGAAACCCTCGGCTACAGCAAAGGAGGAGTATATAGAAGTTTCTCCAGAGGCTAAGGAGAAGGATGAGAAGAGCCCTgagggtgaggaacagccaaaggCCTCCATGCCAAGCGAAAAATCGGATGAAACTGTGGACAAACATATTGCTCCACCCTCTCCACCAAGTAAGGACCTTAAGCCCCCAGATATTAAGCCTGTTTCTCCAGCAACTGAGCCAGAGGAGTCAGCAGAAGCCCCTGCCACCCAGGAAGTACCCTCTCCTACTGAACCACAGGAACAGCCTAGCCCTATCCCCACCCAAGTGGAGACGAAGGACAGCCCTGCACCTGAGCTGAGCACAGAAATGCCCTCCCCTGAACCCATAGAGCCTTCTTCAGAGCCTCTGAAAAAGAGTCCTGGCCCTCCTGCTCTGAAAAAGAAGCCACTGATGCCCCCTGTTAAGGAAAAAGTCCAAGATCAACCACAAGATGTTGATATTCTcccagaaagaaaggaagatgtACCTTGTGAAGAGAATGTTTCTGCTTTCCAACAGAGTGTTCCAGAGGCTCAGACTCCACCTGAACCTAACCAAGATGTTCCTCTGTCTCACAAACCCAGCCAGGAGAACTTGGCTGCTCCATCTCCTAGCATTGTGATAAGCAGCCCTGATATTTCTGCTGAGCAAAGAGAACATGAAGGGGATAAGTTGAGTGATAGCGCCCAGAACAGTCACTCGGAGGATGAATCAGAAGTTGACAACATTAGAGCATCAACCACAGCGCTCAGTGGCAGCAGGGCGAACTTAGACATTGACATTGACGATGGGGGAGTCTCGGACATGCTTTTTCAGAATAAGGAAGAGGAGAAATCAAAGGACAGACCTCCCCTTCAGGACACAAATTCAATGGCTTTACACTGCATGAAGGCAGTCCCCCCTCCTGTGCCACTGAAAAGCACGTCAAAGGGGAAATTTGCCTCAATGGGAGATCTGTTGTCAGAGCCGACAGGGCCGACAGTGCAGAGGCAAGAAGAGACAATAAAGACACCTGATGTAAATTCCACAAGCAATTACATGGCCAAGCTCCATGGCAAAGTAACCTGGGAGCTGGAGAATACAGAAAAGCTTCTTCAGAAACTGTCCCAGGATGAGAATGAAACAGCCAAGGCAACGCAAGAAGCAACAGCAGACGGACAGTCAGACCTGTCTGCAGAGGAGATACTAAGCAAGGCAGTGGAAAAGCTCAAGAAAGCAGATGAGTTTTTGAAAGAAGTTCAGAGTCTTAAAGAATCTAATATCCCAAAACATAATTCCAGGAGAAAAAGCTGTTGA